One genomic region from Flagellimonas oceani encodes:
- a CDS encoding 2,3-bisphosphoglycerate-dependent phosphoglycerate mutase, which produces MGKLILVRHGKSEWNLKNIFTGWTDIDLAAEGIEEAKNAGEILKRNTIEIDICFSSYLKRAIRTAWILLETAEQMHVDTRYHWKLNERHYGDWQGKNKEEVRNSIGEDYFLNVRRGYDAPPPILSKEDERNPKFDPKYSRVNPSVLPLGESLKDTSKRVVNYFFEAIAAQLAKDRTILISAHGNSLRALIAHLEHISTLDIEKVEVNTGVPHLYEFDGNLNILNHHRLK; this is translated from the coding sequence ATGGGAAAATTGATATTGGTAAGACATGGAAAAAGTGAGTGGAACCTGAAAAATATATTTACAGGATGGACGGATATCGACCTTGCCGCGGAAGGCATTGAAGAAGCCAAAAATGCGGGTGAGATTTTGAAACGCAATACTATTGAAATAGATATATGTTTTTCCTCCTACCTAAAACGCGCCATCCGCACGGCTTGGATTTTATTGGAAACGGCCGAACAGATGCACGTGGACACCCGTTACCATTGGAAACTGAACGAACGGCACTACGGGGATTGGCAGGGTAAGAATAAGGAAGAGGTGCGCAATTCGATAGGGGAAGATTACTTTTTGAATGTTCGAAGGGGATATGACGCGCCGCCCCCGATTCTATCCAAGGAAGATGAGCGAAATCCGAAATTTGATCCGAAATATAGCCGGGTAAATCCCTCTGTGCTGCCCTTGGGCGAATCATTAAAGGATACCTCGAAAAGGGTCGTCAATTACTTTTTTGAGGCAATTGCGGCCCAATTGGCAAAGGATAGGACTATACTTATCTCCGCACACGGAAATTCATTGCGCGCCTTGATAGCGCATCTAGAACATATTTCGACTCTCGATATTGAAAAAGTGGAAGTTAATACTGGGGTTCCTCATCTCTATGAATTTGATGGCAATCTGAACATATTGAATCATCACCGATTAAAATAG
- a CDS encoding phosphoenolpyruvate carboxykinase (ATP): MDKGMGTETENGTLCIDPVKFTGRSPKDRFLVLMVVP, from the coding sequence GTGGATAAAGGTATGGGCACCGAAACCGAAAACGGAACGCTCTGTATCGACCCCGTAAAGTTTACCGGGAGGTCGCCCAAGGACCGATTTTTGGTTTTGATGGTCGTCCCTTAA
- a CDS encoding universal stress protein — MDKISTILIPFDFSESAKRALEYAVAFIGRNGDTKIILAYISGHSNFELLPENFTKLEEKYRPMLKNKLEWKIQGGSLTQSLLDIQKTRQIDLVIMGTLGSRMDGNSDETNTSKLVLAADCPVLVVPKGNIDFRMRCIALVLGKEEIDDTEALGILLKFARRFNAKVHVVTVKNRPGSYGYSEEEEKNENTVEYYLENFYAERVFINNKDVAKGILTYVSKNDIDLIAILPRNHAMHGEPSEGQLTRFLAVHSQVPVLAID, encoded by the coding sequence ATGGATAAAATTTCGACTATTCTCATTCCCTTCGATTTTTCGGAAAGTGCAAAAAGGGCACTGGAATACGCTGTAGCCTTCATAGGACGAAATGGCGACACAAAGATTATTTTGGCCTATATCTCCGGACATAGCAATTTCGAATTGCTTCCCGAAAATTTCACAAAGCTTGAGGAGAAATACAGGCCGATGCTCAAAAACAAATTGGAATGGAAAATACAAGGTGGATCGTTGACGCAGTCGCTGTTGGATATTCAAAAAACCAGGCAAATCGACCTAGTCATCATGGGTACTTTAGGCTCCCGAATGGATGGTAATTCGGATGAGACAAACACCTCAAAGCTTGTCTTGGCAGCTGACTGCCCCGTTTTGGTAGTGCCCAAAGGCAACATTGACTTCCGGATGCGGTGCATTGCCCTAGTGCTGGGAAAAGAAGAAATAGACGATACCGAAGCCTTGGGAATATTGTTAAAGTTTGCCCGAAGGTTCAACGCCAAGGTCCATGTGGTAACGGTAAAGAACCGCCCCGGCAGCTACGGCTATTCCGAGGAAGAGGAAAAAAATGAGAATACGGTGGAGTACTATCTTGAAAATTTTTATGCGGAACGTGTTTTTATCAATAACAAGGACGTGGCCAAGGGGATATTGACCTATGTGTCGAAAAACGATATCGATCTCATCGCCATCCTGCCCAGAAACCATGCAATGCACGGCGAACCTTCCGAAGGACAGTTGACACGATTTTTGGCAGTACACTCCCAAGTGCCCGTACTGGCCATTGATTAA
- a CDS encoding ROK family protein — protein sequence MDLVAGVDIGGTKTKIGLVGQNGECHEQLFFRTQEFESFDDFLVRIKDGIDELKAKIKSPVNLIGCGIGAPNASSRNGTIENAANLKWKGSVPLLEKLKQRIDLPMRIMNDASAAALGEMLFGNAKGMNDFIVITLGTGFGAGIVANGKLIEGYDGFAGELGHIDMTLGDGRLTGLGIRGGLEAYVSATGLKRTITHMQSKYMDESRFRNIAYNDLHGEDITKAAEEGDPIALKAFDFTAKTMALALANFTAFTQPEAFFLMGGLVNTGKWLMEPLQTYFEEYLLEVYKGKVKILTSGMEGKTAAICGAAALIWEERR from the coding sequence ATGGATTTAGTAGCAGGAGTAGATATCGGCGGTACCAAGACCAAGATCGGTCTGGTGGGCCAAAACGGCGAGTGCCACGAACAGCTATTTTTCAGAACACAGGAGTTTGAGAGTTTCGATGATTTTTTGGTTAGGATAAAGGATGGCATCGATGAACTTAAGGCAAAGATAAAGTCGCCAGTCAACCTGATCGGCTGCGGTATCGGAGCGCCCAATGCATCGAGCCGGAACGGCACCATCGAAAATGCCGCCAACCTCAAATGGAAAGGTTCGGTGCCGCTACTCGAAAAATTGAAGCAACGCATCGACCTGCCCATGAGGATCATGAACGATGCGAGTGCAGCGGCCTTGGGAGAAATGCTTTTCGGAAACGCCAAGGGCATGAATGACTTTATCGTCATCACTTTGGGCACCGGTTTCGGCGCGGGCATCGTCGCCAACGGAAAACTCATCGAGGGCTACGACGGTTTTGCCGGAGAGCTAGGCCATATCGATATGACCTTGGGAGATGGTCGATTGACTGGTCTCGGTATAAGGGGCGGACTGGAAGCCTATGTTTCCGCCACAGGCCTAAAACGCACCATAACACATATGCAAAGTAAGTATATGGACGAGAGCAGGTTCCGCAACATCGCCTATAACGACCTGCACGGCGAGGACATTACCAAGGCCGCCGAGGAAGGCGATCCCATCGCCTTAAAAGCCTTTGATTTTACCGCCAAAACCATGGCCTTGGCATTGGCCAACTTCACGGCCTTTACCCAGCCCGAGGCCTTCTTTTTGATGGGCGGCCTGGTCAATACCGGCAAATGGTTGATGGAACCCCTTCAGACCTATTTTGAGGAATATCTGTTGGAAGTGTACAAGGGGAAGGTAAAAATCCTGACTTCCGGTATGGAGGGAAAGACCGCTGCCATTTGTGGGGCAGCCGCATTGATTTGGGAGGAACGCCGGTAA
- a CDS encoding PAS domain-containing sensor histidine kinase: protein MRVFEKNSNIFKLLSEAVSEGIIVINEEQLIVAANTRASAMFGYENEALVGEPLEVLIPQTYSKAHQTHVSGFYRKHEQRRMAEGRTLFGLRKNKDQFPLEVGLNPFVLYGNTYVLALVIDVTERKKIEESQKMKTAALEAALNGITITDALQEDNPIIYANTAFEKITGYAKEEILGRNCRFLQAGDHDQEAVKKMYGAIKEGKGCHVQLRNYKKDGTLFWNEVSINPIADESERITHYVGIQNDITERKMAEQEIGHLARIFDESLNEIYVFDAHTLQFINANYGAQKNTGYVMAECKKMTPLDLKPEFSEDKFRKLISPLLDGSMEKMDFETVHRRKDGTTYPVEVHLQISSLGDKQVIVAIILDISDRKDYTQKLEKTVERRTEQLKKALETEKELNDLKTKFLSLVSHEFKTPLSGILTSTILVGKYTEKDQQEKREKHLKTITGMVHHLTQILDDFLSMEQLEKGKEVYHHSEFSLSKLVNEVIYNANMLLKNGQRINYPQNIDDVSICQDEKIMALVLTNLLTNAVKYSQEDTEIDLKVDLMADKIIIHVKDQGIGIPEKDQKHIFDRYFRAENVLTTQGTGIGLNMIKAHVENLGGSIFFISKQNKGSTFTVELPLGKAP from the coding sequence ATGCGCGTTTTCGAAAAAAATAGCAACATTTTTAAGTTATTGTCCGAAGCGGTTTCAGAGGGCATTATCGTCATCAACGAGGAACAACTGATCGTGGCCGCCAATACGCGGGCCAGTGCTATGTTCGGCTATGAAAACGAAGCGCTCGTTGGCGAACCCTTGGAGGTCTTGATTCCGCAAACCTATAGCAAAGCCCACCAAACCCATGTCTCCGGATTTTATCGGAAACACGAACAGAGGCGAATGGCAGAAGGTCGTACCCTCTTCGGGTTACGAAAGAACAAAGACCAGTTTCCGTTGGAGGTCGGTCTCAATCCGTTTGTGCTCTATGGAAACACCTATGTGCTGGCCCTGGTCATCGATGTCACCGAACGGAAAAAAATCGAGGAAAGCCAAAAAATGAAGACCGCTGCCCTAGAAGCGGCCCTTAACGGTATTACCATTACAGATGCGTTACAAGAGGACAATCCCATCATCTATGCAAACACCGCCTTTGAAAAAATTACGGGATACGCAAAAGAGGAAATACTCGGTAGAAATTGTCGGTTCCTACAAGCTGGGGACCACGATCAAGAAGCCGTAAAAAAAATGTATGGTGCCATAAAAGAGGGCAAGGGCTGCCATGTACAGCTACGCAACTACAAAAAAGACGGTACGTTGTTCTGGAACGAGGTCTCTATCAACCCCATCGCCGACGAATCGGAACGGATAACCCATTATGTGGGCATTCAGAACGATATTACCGAGCGCAAGATGGCCGAACAGGAAATCGGGCATTTGGCCCGCATCTTTGATGAATCGCTAAACGAAATCTATGTCTTCGATGCACATACGCTGCAATTTATAAACGCCAATTACGGCGCACAGAAAAATACGGGTTATGTAATGGCGGAGTGTAAAAAAATGACCCCACTTGACCTAAAACCGGAATTCTCTGAGGATAAGTTCAGAAAACTGATATCCCCTCTACTCGACGGTTCCATGGAAAAAATGGATTTTGAGACCGTCCATCGGCGAAAGGACGGTACCACCTATCCAGTAGAGGTTCACCTGCAAATATCGTCGTTGGGCGACAAGCAGGTAATCGTGGCCATTATTCTGGATATTTCAGATCGTAAAGACTACACCCAAAAACTCGAAAAGACCGTTGAGCGACGAACGGAACAGCTAAAAAAAGCTCTGGAAACCGAAAAGGAACTGAACGATCTCAAGACCAAATTCCTCTCCTTGGTATCGCATGAATTCAAAACGCCCCTGAGCGGTATTTTGACTTCCACCATTTTAGTGGGAAAATATACCGAGAAAGACCAGCAAGAAAAAAGGGAAAAGCACTTGAAGACCATCACTGGAATGGTACACCACCTGACCCAAATATTGGACGATTTCCTGTCCATGGAGCAATTGGAAAAAGGTAAGGAGGTCTACCACCATTCCGAATTTTCGTTGAGCAAGCTGGTCAACGAAGTCATCTACAATGCGAATATGCTGCTCAAAAACGGGCAACGGATCAACTATCCGCAGAATATCGATGATGTAAGTATCTGCCAGGACGAAAAAATAATGGCCCTTGTGCTGACCAACCTTTTGACCAACGCCGTAAAATATTCCCAAGAAGATACAGAAATAGATTTAAAGGTAGATTTAATGGCGGATAAGATTATTATTCATGTTAAGGATCAAGGCATCGGCATCCCTGAAAAAGACCAAAAACATATTTTCGACCGCTATTTTAGGGCTGAAAACGTATTGACGACCCAAGGTACGGGCATCGGGCTCAATATGATAAAGGCGCATGTGGAGAATTTAGGAGGAAGTATTTTCTTTATTAGCAAACAAAACAAAGGGAGTACTTTTACAGTGGAACTACCTTTGGGAAAAGCCCCCTAG
- a CDS encoding response regulator, with amino-acid sequence MRLKKILLIEDDTVLRENTAELLELSNYEVRTAANGKKGVQLAMEYLPDVIVCDIMMPELDGYGVLEALSQDAKTKYIPFIFLSAKTERKDVRKGMQLGADDYLTKPFEEAELIGAIESRLAKMAILKDGSTGKPRSEKSLGTWPKTIHHLKNYIDDHGQEYSFGVGENIYREGMYSTTFYLVLKGIVKTHKLDSNGKELITGIYRPDDFFGFICFTGPTTHTEYATAMETTKLVGITTKEVKHLLERNHGLTMELMQFLSGNLSKTKEQLLEMAYGSVRRKTASTLLKFAEKLQKDPKGNLHVLRSDLAGVAGVATETLIRTLSSFKKEGLIQIEGRNLRIVDVDRLRRVD; translated from the coding sequence ATGCGTTTAAAGAAGATATTACTTATCGAAGACGATACCGTGCTACGGGAAAATACGGCCGAACTGTTGGAACTTTCCAATTATGAAGTACGAACGGCGGCCAATGGAAAAAAGGGCGTACAACTGGCCATGGAATACCTTCCCGATGTAATCGTCTGTGATATCATGATGCCCGAACTGGACGGTTATGGGGTTTTGGAGGCGCTATCACAAGATGCCAAGACAAAGTACATCCCTTTTATTTTCCTTTCGGCAAAGACGGAGCGAAAAGATGTTCGAAAGGGCATGCAACTGGGCGCCGACGACTACTTGACCAAGCCCTTTGAGGAGGCCGAACTGATAGGTGCCATCGAGAGTAGGCTGGCGAAAATGGCGATATTAAAAGACGGAAGTACAGGAAAACCCCGTTCAGAAAAGTCTTTGGGCACATGGCCCAAGACCATTCACCACCTCAAAAACTACATAGACGACCATGGGCAGGAATACAGTTTCGGTGTGGGAGAAAACATCTACCGAGAGGGCATGTATTCCACTACGTTCTATTTGGTACTAAAGGGAATCGTAAAGACCCATAAACTGGACAGCAATGGCAAGGAACTGATTACGGGCATCTACAGGCCCGATGATTTTTTCGGTTTTATTTGCTTTACGGGGCCCACCACCCATACCGAATATGCCACCGCTATGGAAACGACCAAGTTGGTCGGTATAACAACGAAAGAAGTTAAACATCTTCTGGAAAGAAACCACGGCCTGACGATGGAACTGATGCAATTTCTTTCCGGGAATCTTTCCAAAACCAAAGAACAATTGCTAGAAATGGCCTACGGGTCCGTCCGCAGGAAAACGGCCAGTACCCTCCTCAAATTTGCCGAAAAATTGCAAAAAGACCCGAAGGGCAACCTACACGTACTACGTAGCGATCTTGCCGGCGTGGCAGGTGTGGCCACCGAGACCTTGATCCGTACCCTTTCCAGTTTTAAAAAGGAAGGCCTCATCCAGATCGAGGGCCGCAATCTCAGGATCGTTGATGTGGATAGGTTGAGGCGAGTGGATTAA
- a CDS encoding universal stress protein: MKQILIPTDFSDNAWNAIKYGLEMFKKTRCTFYLMHVNTIPHYSGAGMAVGAAGENINTIILKDSKEKLRRLLDRIKKEIPLNTGHTFVPLALFDIFVDAIKRQSENKRIDLIIMGTKGATGLKKATIGSNTGDVITRVKCPLLAIPENAEYAALKEIAFPTDYQIGYDMNVLDTLIEMLAMNKTKLSILHISKTVKELSEEQHNNKNFLHDYLVDVDHSFHSVTGQSLETAIQHFVESRDIDMIAMVAKNLNFFQRILFRPEVEKISYHTEVPFLVLHE; the protein is encoded by the coding sequence ATGAAGCAGATCTTGATCCCCACCGATTTCTCCGACAACGCATGGAACGCCATAAAATACGGCCTTGAAATGTTCAAAAAAACGCGATGTACTTTTTACCTCATGCACGTCAACACTATTCCACACTATTCTGGTGCGGGGATGGCGGTAGGTGCAGCGGGTGAAAACATTAATACTATCATTCTAAAGGATAGCAAAGAAAAACTTCGGCGATTGTTGGATCGCATAAAAAAGGAGATCCCCCTGAATACCGGACATACTTTTGTTCCCCTCGCCCTCTTCGATATTTTTGTGGATGCCATAAAACGGCAATCTGAAAACAAAAGGATCGACCTGATCATTATGGGTACCAAAGGCGCAACGGGGTTAAAAAAAGCTACCATCGGAAGCAATACCGGCGATGTGATCACTAGGGTAAAATGTCCGTTATTGGCAATTCCCGAAAATGCGGAATATGCCGCTCTCAAGGAAATCGCATTTCCTACCGATTACCAGATCGGTTACGATATGAATGTATTGGATACTCTGATCGAAATGCTTGCGATGAACAAGACCAAACTCAGCATTTTGCATATCTCTAAAACTGTAAAGGAGTTGAGCGAGGAGCAACATAACAACAAGAATTTTCTTCACGACTATCTCGTAGATGTCGATCATAGTTTTCATTCGGTAACAGGCCAAAGTCTTGAAACTGCTATCCAACACTTTGTCGAAAGCAGGGATATTGATATGATTGCTATGGTTGCCAAGAACCTAAATTTCTTCCAACGGATTTTATTTCGACCGGAAGTGGAGAAGATCAGCTATCATACCGAGGTGCCTTTTTTGGTGCTACATGAATGA
- a CDS encoding universal stress protein, with the protein MKKIILPTDFSENAYNAIRYAVQLFNDVQTTFYLLHTYTPAIYQTEYVLQSPGQIGLGDSYQESSQSRLEELKTKLEEEFDDPAHIFIPHSALNFLVDEVIQTVKNEKADLVIMGTQGATGAKELLLGTQTVHVIKKATCPVIAVPSGHEYENPTKILFPTDYEIDYQKEQLQQLLNIAISHSGDIEIIHVSSGFDLTQNQLKNKQKLKDVLNGIAHLFHDLPSQEIITAINGFQVKKRTNLLVMVQNRHTFLERLFIEPTIKKIGFHITFPFMVIPHLDK; encoded by the coding sequence ATGAAAAAAATAATCCTACCAACCGATTTTTCCGAAAATGCGTATAATGCCATCCGTTATGCAGTACAGTTGTTTAATGATGTGCAGACTACTTTTTATTTGCTCCACACCTATACCCCGGCCATCTACCAGACGGAATATGTATTGCAAAGTCCCGGTCAGATCGGGCTGGGCGATTCATACCAAGAAAGTTCCCAAAGCCGACTGGAAGAACTGAAAACCAAGCTCGAAGAAGAATTCGATGATCCAGCACATATTTTTATACCCCATAGCGCCTTGAATTTTTTGGTAGACGAAGTAATTCAGACCGTAAAAAACGAAAAGGCCGACCTTGTTATCATGGGTACCCAAGGGGCAACGGGGGCGAAAGAATTATTGTTGGGCACGCAAACAGTACATGTCATCAAAAAAGCGACCTGCCCGGTTATCGCGGTACCTTCAGGCCATGAGTATGAAAATCCAACGAAAATCCTCTTTCCGACCGATTATGAGATCGATTATCAAAAAGAACAGTTGCAACAACTTTTGAACATTGCTATAAGCCATAGTGGCGATATAGAGATAATACACGTTTCCTCGGGCTTTGACTTGACACAAAATCAACTGAAGAACAAACAAAAACTAAAGGATGTTCTTAACGGGATTGCCCACCTGTTCCACGATTTGCCGAGCCAGGAAATAATTACTGCCATTAACGGTTTTCAGGTAAAGAAACGAACGAACCTCTTGGTCATGGTACAGAACAGGCATACTTTTTTGGAGCGGTTGTTCATTGAGCCTACCATTAAAAAGATAGGGTTTCATATTACCTTTCCCTTTATGGTCATTCCACATTTAGATAAATAG
- a CDS encoding DUF4249 domain-containing protein, whose protein sequence is MSFVILGACLDELEIETLNEDEQQSAALVVEAVLTDEAITQKVYLSRSSLRLDLETDTVYNPYIPLGSRPVESVDMEGGATVRLLGGNGTEYQFTEGEEGIYLSNQPFALEMGIDYSLDITTSDGKEYESDPLVVQGKSQLTNVYAEKATSDSGEEGIAIYVDSEPQQGTPKFYRYSYEETYKIVAPYWKKDDFRLTDYDPCALPVPTYTLEILPREMQNRVCYNTISSTTIEQLSTAGEPESNISRKMVRFIARDNFIISHRYSILVQQRVQSRDAYSFYETLKSFSQSDNVFSQIQPGAIYANVHRKDGSSESVLGYVEAVNVSEQRLFFNFDDFFAGEELPPYAFGFNCNLLTAPESHASYCLSGPSGGGCPQSTIERVNLGLISYYEDYSEGLVPDASCPGPYVFVPRICGDCTLLGSNVKPDFWVD, encoded by the coding sequence ATGTCATTTGTGATTTTGGGGGCATGTTTGGATGAACTCGAAATTGAAACACTCAATGAAGATGAGCAGCAATCGGCAGCCTTGGTTGTAGAGGCCGTATTAACGGATGAAGCAATCACCCAAAAAGTATATTTGAGCCGAAGCAGTCTTCGTTTGGACCTAGAAACCGATACCGTTTACAATCCTTACATTCCATTGGGTAGCCGACCTGTTGAATCCGTAGATATGGAAGGTGGTGCCACGGTTCGTTTATTGGGGGGTAATGGTACAGAGTATCAGTTTACCGAGGGAGAGGAAGGAATTTACCTATCGAACCAGCCATTTGCCTTGGAAATGGGAATCGATTATTCCTTGGACATAACCACCAGTGATGGCAAGGAATATGAATCGGACCCATTGGTCGTGCAGGGAAAGTCCCAACTTACCAATGTGTATGCCGAAAAGGCCACAAGTGATAGCGGGGAAGAGGGCATTGCCATCTATGTGGACAGTGAACCCCAACAAGGAACTCCGAAATTTTACAGGTATTCTTACGAGGAAACATATAAAATAGTCGCACCCTATTGGAAAAAAGATGATTTTAGGCTAACGGATTATGATCCCTGCGCTTTACCAGTACCAACATATACTCTGGAAATTTTGCCCAGAGAGATGCAAAATAGAGTGTGCTACAATACAATTTCTTCAACCACTATAGAGCAATTGAGCACGGCAGGTGAGCCAGAGAGCAATATTTCAAGGAAAATGGTGCGATTTATAGCGAGGGATAATTTCATCATATCACACAGATATAGCATCTTAGTGCAACAACGAGTGCAGTCAAGGGATGCTTATTCTTTTTATGAAACCCTGAAAAGTTTTTCACAGTCGGATAATGTGTTTTCCCAGATACAGCCAGGGGCTATCTATGCCAATGTACATCGAAAGGACGGAAGTAGTGAGAGTGTCTTGGGATATGTGGAGGCTGTAAACGTATCTGAACAGCGGTTGTTTTTCAATTTTGATGATTTTTTCGCTGGAGAGGAGCTTCCACCATATGCTTTTGGTTTTAATTGCAACTTGCTCACTGCACCTGAATCGCATGCTTCTTACTGTCTGAGCGGTCCATCTGGTGGAGGTTGCCCCCAATCAACAATTGAACGAGTAAACTTGGGATTGATCAGTTATTATGAAGACTATTCCGAAGGTTTGGTGCCCGATGCATCTTGTCCCGGCCCTTATGTATTTGTGCCAAGAATATGTGGAGACTGTACCCTTTTAGGCAGTAATGTAAAACCAGATTTCTGGGTGGATTAA